In Fodinibius saliphilus, a genomic segment contains:
- a CDS encoding c-type cytochrome, whose translation MNLPITKRSTLYTLPFFMIMVLLLSSCGSDTTNQMSKDEQKQLTDIFETISAQHQQLMDKYAAHNDTLPPNIRHLSLQTQKMHRRMGTNHQRMMATHQQRKIHDQKMQMGHMRMHMENHRAGEWYQQMRDMYSQMQKLHQQYGQEELALMNKKMADHFKRMQDMVPGLNQPTDIPFSAQSKPSKLNGNRFYVRDCASCHGENGQGIEKVYPPVINSKWITAEKSIPIRIVLHGVRGEVEVQGKHYDGVMPSFKARLSGAEIAAILNFLRKKSDDNLSKITQQDVLTIDKKYSNRSHPWSPDELMTK comes from the coding sequence ATGAATTTACCTATAACTAAGCGTTCAACATTATACACACTGCCCTTTTTCATGATAATGGTTTTATTACTTTCATCCTGTGGTTCGGACACAACAAACCAGATGAGCAAGGATGAGCAGAAACAATTAACTGATATCTTTGAAACCATATCTGCCCAACACCAACAGTTGATGGATAAATATGCTGCCCACAACGATACCCTGCCTCCTAATATCCGTCACTTATCACTTCAGACTCAGAAAATGCATCGCCGGATGGGGACCAACCACCAACGTATGATGGCTACCCACCAGCAAAGAAAAATACACGATCAAAAAATGCAGATGGGCCATATGCGCATGCATATGGAAAATCACAGGGCTGGAGAATGGTATCAGCAGATGAGGGATATGTACAGCCAAATGCAGAAATTGCATCAACAATATGGACAGGAAGAGTTGGCACTGATGAATAAAAAAATGGCAGATCATTTCAAACGCATGCAAGATATGGTACCGGGACTAAACCAACCTACCGATATACCATTCAGTGCCCAGAGCAAACCATCCAAGCTTAACGGTAACCGCTTTTATGTGCGCGATTGTGCTTCTTGCCATGGAGAAAACGGTCAGGGCATCGAAAAGGTTTACCCTCCGGTAATCAATTCCAAGTGGATAACAGCAGAAAAATCAATCCCTATTCGTATCGTATTACATGGAGTACGGGGAGAGGTTGAAGTACAAGGCAAACACTACGACGGAGTTATGCCCTCTTTTAAAGCACGGCTTAGCGGGGCCGAAATTGCCGCTATCCTCAATTTTTTACGTAAAAAAAGTGACGATAATCTTTCAAAAATTACACAGCAAGATGTTCTAACTATTGACAAAAAATATTCAAACCGCAGTCATCCTTGGAGTCCAGATGAATTAATGACAAAGTAG
- a CDS encoding class I SAM-dependent methyltransferase — MKTGTSNHTQSRYNVIAPLYDFMEWPIEQLWYKKWRPQLWNDIDGSNILEIGVGTGKNIAYYPPEKEITAIDLSPGMLKRAKDLLPANMKSQASLQQMDAQQLTLPDNYFDDIVATFVFCSVPNPVQGLKEALRVTKAGGKLHLIEHTRSDNQLLGPLMDFLDPFIHYLVGVHVARNTVDNVKKAGWHINQVIELTAGGIFKRIEAVKPAN, encoded by the coding sequence ATGAAGACCGGAACTAGTAATCACACCCAAAGCCGGTATAATGTTATTGCTCCGCTGTATGATTTTATGGAGTGGCCGATAGAACAACTTTGGTATAAGAAATGGCGACCCCAACTTTGGAATGACATTGATGGTTCCAATATTTTAGAAATTGGAGTGGGTACCGGGAAAAACATCGCCTACTATCCGCCGGAGAAAGAAATTACCGCTATTGATCTGTCTCCGGGCATGCTTAAAAGAGCAAAAGATCTCTTACCTGCTAATATGAAAAGCCAAGCATCTCTTCAGCAAATGGATGCCCAACAATTGACCCTTCCGGATAACTACTTTGACGACATCGTTGCTACTTTTGTCTTCTGCTCGGTACCCAACCCCGTGCAGGGATTAAAAGAAGCACTACGGGTAACAAAAGCTGGCGGAAAACTTCACCTGATCGAACATACGCGATCTGACAACCAGCTACTGGGTCCATTGATGGATTTTCTTGATCCTTTTATTCACTATTTAGTTGGGGTCCATGTTGCTCGTAACACCGTTGATAACGTAAAAAAAGCCGGATGGCATATTAACCAAGTTATAGAGTTAACAGCTGGGGGTATTTTTAAAAGAATTGAAGCAGTGAAGCCAGCTAACTAA